One window from the genome of Candidatus Thorarchaeota archaeon encodes:
- a CDS encoding HEPN domain-containing protein — protein MHVEEWFSKSDTYADLARVSVQRGHHDAACFLAQQAVEFFVKGLLIVKTGAKAYSHSLLELFAALASTGLKVPDNVSGCTRLLSGHYLQARYPDARLDPYTSEESTTALECMEVILDFLRRVRSGAR, from the coding sequence TTGCACGTTGAGGAATGGTTCTCGAAGAGTGACACATACGCGGACTTGGCGCGCGTGTCTGTTCAAAGAGGACACCACGATGCGGCGTGCTTCCTAGCGCAACAAGCAGTCGAATTCTTCGTCAAGGGACTTCTCATTGTGAAGACCGGAGCGAAGGCATACTCCCACTCACTACTCGAGCTCTTCGCCGCTCTGGCTTCAACCGGGCTGAAGGTTCCCGACAACGTAAGCGGCTGTACCAGACTGTTGAGTGGTCACTATCTTCAGGCAAGGTATCCCGATGCGCGCTTGGACCCGTATACCTCGGAGGAGTCCACCACAGCACTGGAATGCATGGAGGTGATTCTCGATTTCCTTCGTAGAGTTCGTAGCGGCGCTCGCTAG
- a CDS encoding GTPase domain-containing protein translates to MIAGEFRAGTQAIEKSSVLGHLKEERGIRKILVAGSGAVGKTTLIAALTRNQVMSGGVNGLGGYRRTLFLDLQTLRVHDEETSGNSQRTLQFLDVAGQLNSPIHPIRDTSRSTLGLVDTVLLVFASDSAQSLIDLRAWITLLETQCSSLTSPVLPEYVLVRNKTDLPLTVDRELVEVLRTRTHISHYFETSCATGEGIDELRLWLLRGEPCTQARGGVCTR, encoded by the coding sequence ATGATCGCGGGCGAATTCAGAGCAGGTACGCAGGCGATAGAGAAGTCTTCTGTCTTGGGGCACTTGAAAGAGGAGCGCGGGATCAGAAAGATTCTCGTCGCCGGTTCAGGTGCGGTTGGCAAGACAACACTGATAGCGGCACTAACACGCAATCAGGTCATGTCCGGAGGTGTGAATGGCCTCGGTGGCTACCGCCGTACCCTCTTCCTTGATCTTCAGACACTGAGGGTTCACGACGAGGAGACCTCGGGGAACTCCCAGAGGACTCTGCAGTTCCTTGATGTTGCTGGGCAGCTCAATTCCCCCATACATCCGATTCGCGACACTAGCCGGAGCACTCTTGGACTTGTGGACACGGTGTTACTGGTATTCGCCAGCGACAGTGCTCAGTCGCTCATAGATCTCAGAGCGTGGATTACTCTCCTCGAGACCCAGTGTTCATCCCTTACGAGCCCCGTCTTACCAGAGTATGTGCTTGTGAGAAACAAGACCGACCTTCCTCTGACGGTGGATAGAGAGCTGGTAGAGGTGCTGCGGACGCGGACACACATCAGCCACTACTTTGAGACTAGCTGCGCAACCGGCGAAGGCATCGACGAA
- a CDS encoding DUF86 domain-containing protein, translated as MDEVRRARYYDKMQYITENLQDCSVLVHRSGKYDEKALYYSLMTAIESAMDVMAMMLKDSGLVPKGDKYNIDRLAEKGIISSELAAELVLSNNLRNILAHRYNGIDRLLVLRSFERVDSALQSLVKIVEGWLVGH; from the coding sequence ATGGATGAAGTCCGTCGTGCTCGATACTACGACAAGATGCAGTACATCACCGAGAACCTGCAGGACTGCTCCGTGCTTGTTCACAGGTCTGGAAAGTACGACGAAAAGGCCCTATACTACTCCCTGATGACTGCCATTGAGTCAGCGATGGACGTCATGGCGATGATGCTGAAGGACTCTGGTCTTGTACCCAAGGGAGACAAGTACAACATCGACCGCCTTGCCGAGAAGGGCATCATCAGCAGTGAGCTGGCCGCAGAGCTTGTACTCTCTAACAATCTCAGGAACATTCTGGCCCACAGATACAATGGCATTGACAGACTACTCGTCCTGAGGTCATTTGAGCGTGTTGACTCAGCACTGCAGAGCCTTGTGAAGATAGTGGAGGGCTGGCTTGTTGGACATTGA
- a CDS encoding nucleotidyltransferase domain-containing protein, with product MDSQTLQRVTSDLMPLNSIDGIDAVLVFGSQVTGDATELSDIDICVVAPEVRTLSEQASLMEKIWGCINTDVYDVRLFEALPLSVQASVIDQHVAVMCRDLPGLFEYFYRFRREWEDVRGRQATAR from the coding sequence ATGGACAGCCAAACACTTCAGAGAGTGACTTCGGACCTCATGCCGCTCAACAGCATCGACGGCATCGATGCAGTACTGGTCTTTGGCTCACAGGTGACCGGCGATGCCACTGAGCTCAGTGACATCGACATCTGTGTGGTTGCTCCAGAGGTGCGGACTCTCTCAGAACAGGCGTCCCTGATGGAGAAGATATGGGGGTGCATCAACACGGACGTGTACGATGTCAGGCTGTTCGAAGCGTTGCCGCTCAGCGTCCAGGCAAGTGTGATTGATCAACACGTTGCGGTCATGTGCAGAGACCTGCCAGGGCTCTTCGAGTACTTCTACCGCTTCCGCAGAGAGTGGGAGGACGTGAGGGGCCGGCAGGCCACCGCACGATGA
- a CDS encoding DUF86 domain-containing protein, whose product MVSKERISRYLAKIDHATTRAAVIRRWLSEGPAADETMYYLALAKAAQELVEESLDLLSMMLRDVKSLPVDDYSNIENGVMLGLLTSKNASTLREAKGLRNHLVHLYNGVDIQRLRESLERLLPRLVDYTEDVGGWTAKHFRE is encoded by the coding sequence ATGGTCTCAAAGGAACGGATAAGCAGGTACTTGGCGAAGATAGATCACGCCACCACAAGAGCAGCTGTCATCAGAAGATGGCTGAGCGAGGGGCCCGCTGCTGATGAGACCATGTACTACCTCGCATTGGCAAAGGCTGCACAAGAGCTTGTGGAAGAGTCGCTGGACCTCCTGTCAATGATGCTCCGTGACGTGAAGAGCTTGCCTGTCGACGACTACTCGAACATAGAAAACGGTGTCATGCTCGGCCTGCTGACTTCCAAGAACGCCTCGACTCTCCGCGAGGCGAAAGGACTGCGCAATCACCTTGTGCATCTGTACAACGGAGTTGACATCCAGAGGTTGAGGGAGAGTCTTGAGAGACTGTTACCTCGGTTGGTCGATTACACTGAGGATGTGGGAGGATGGACAGCCAAACACTTCAGAGAGTGA
- a CDS encoding nucleotidyltransferase domain-containing protein yields MDIDRVRRELAFLADRDVLVYGSFLTQAYRAESDIDIALIAHTKDVDEIIRLRIETMSQAPEYYDIQVFEALPTLIQGSILANYEVLFGDPPSIGEYLRRYLKEWDNYTHRLELPSMDEIRRGLAGSDLT; encoded by the coding sequence TTGGACATTGACCGCGTCCGAAGAGAGCTGGCTTTTCTTGCAGATAGAGACGTCTTGGTATACGGGTCGTTTCTCACGCAGGCATACCGGGCAGAATCAGACATAGACATAGCACTGATTGCTCACACGAAGGATGTTGACGAGATAATCCGACTGCGAATTGAGACTATGTCTCAGGCACCTGAGTACTACGATATTCAGGTCTTCGAAGCGTTGCCCACACTCATTCAAGGTTCCATCCTCGCCAACTACGAGGTCCTCTTCGGGGACCCTCCAAGTATCGGTGAGTATCTCCGGAGATACCTGAAGGAGTGGGATAACTACACACACCGCCTAGAACTGCCTTCCATGGACGAAATCCGAAGGGGACTTGCAGGCTCAGACCTCACATGA